Genomic segment of Arachis hypogaea cultivar Tifrunner chromosome 11, arahy.Tifrunner.gnm2.J5K5, whole genome shotgun sequence:
GGACTAAGACAAGGTGATCCACTCTCTCCTCTGCTGTTTGTGCTTGTGGTCGATGTGTTGCATAGGATGTTGGGAGAGGCTTGAGGAATGGGTGCATTACTCCGTACTAGTAGAGAGAAATCATGTTGAGTTGTCGCATCTCCAATTTGCGGATGATACGATCTTGTTTTGCCCTACGGAGACAGGAACAATTGTGAACTATAAGAGGATGTTGCGTTGTTTTGAGTTGATGTCTGGGTTGAGCATCAATTTTGATAAGTCGAATTTGATCCCGATTAACTGTGAACAGGAATGGGTGGAGCAGGTGTGTGGCCTTCTGGGGTGTAAGCAAGCTAGTCTACCGGTTCGCTACCTTGGGATTTCGCTAGGAGCTAATCCGAGACTAGTGAAGACTTGGAAGCCAATCATAGATAAGGTGGAAAAGAAGCTCAGCTTATGAAAAGCGAAGGTTCTGAACAAAGCAGGCAAGCTAGTTCTCATCAAATCGGTGTTGAATAACTTACCGATCTATTACCTTAGTCTATACAAGATGCCAAAAGCAGTCGCTGACAAGTTGATTGCACTGCAAAGGAGATTTATGTGGTGTAGGGAGGATGGTAGCTATGGGATGCCTCTAGTAAAGTGAAAAGTGGTTCAGGCTCCAAAGAAGGCTGGAGGCTTGGGGTCGGAGATGCAGTGCTTCGAAACACAGCActgttgtttaagtggtggtggaggttttCAAAGGAGGACTGTCCGTTATGGAAGAAGGTGGTCTGCTCCTGTAATAATCTGAACCCAAACATTATGCTAGCTAGTCAGACCTTACCAGTGAAGGGAGGTTCGTGGAAAGACATCTGTCAGTTGAATATAACAGACCAACAGGTGAAAGAAAAACTTCTTCATGGCCTGGCGATGGAAGTAGGAAATGGCAGCCGAACTCTGTTTTGGGTAGACAACTGGGTGCAAGGTGGCCTTCTAAAAGTAATCTTTCCAAGGCTCTTCTCTATGTCAAACCAACAAGGATCTGTGATAGGGGACtgtgggttctgggatgggttagagtggatctGGAATTTTCAGTGGAGGAGAGAGTTGTTCCAGTGGGAGTTGGAATTGGTTCATCAACTTCATGAGAGGTTAAGGCTGGTGAATCTATCAGCTAGTAGAGAGGATAATATTgtctgaaaatttgataaaaatgaaattttttctactaactcttttgtACAGGTGCTGCAATCGGAGACTCTTTCGGAAGAAATTACGAGCTACAGCTTCACTAGTTCAATCTAGGGAGGTTTGGTACCCCCCAGGATTGAGCTCTTTGGTTGGTTTGTTCTAATTGGCATGGTGAATACTAAAGAGCGATTGAGCAGACTAGGTGGTATTCGTCAGCATGACAATCATTGTGTCTTGTGTGAAAAGGAGATGGAATCTGTCCACCATTTGTTTCTTTTGTGTGACTTTATGTGGCAGGTGTGGTGCGCTTGGTTGAGATATTTAGGTAAACCGTGGGTCGTCCCAGGAACCATGAGGGGCAGTTCGAGAGTTGGACTGGTTTTCACAAGAGTAGAGAGGAACAGAAGATGTTGCTGACTAGATTCTTTGCAGTAATCTGAAATATCTGGTTGGAACGGAATGCCAGAATTTTTAACAACAGGAAAGCAAGTGTTGAGGACATTCAAGGAAGGACGTTTTTGAGCTACAAGGAATGGATATGTGTTAATCCtcttggttgttgatggcaatgccggagatgacaggagtttatctttttgtttccttttctgcTATATGTTGCTCCACTTTACTGTGTTGagctttttttgtttcaaaaaaaataaaactataatTGAATCCTATAtaggtaatatatatatatatatatatatatatatatatatatatatatatatattctaaggAGGAaccgtttttatttttttttttactagtacatcttattttaatatatttaataaaaaaataatgttcgagtttttattttttatttttttctttttcttaccgaTCCTTTAAGTAGCTATGCATAGATTATTGAAACTGATAATAGAATAGAAAAAGTTTTCATGTATGCTGTATACTGATGTTTTAGTGCTTTTAATTGGTgagtttaattatatatattatatatttttttatagagtaaagtatcgtttttgtccccaacgtttggggtaaattcgatttgtgtccctaacgtttaaatcgtcctagctatttgtatccctaacgtttgtaaaagtgattcaatgttatcctgccgtcaattacacatcatgagtgctttagtttgagttttaaaaatctcttcttgaagttagaatacaaatgtctgggatcgaatcgatgatctactccgaaaaatagctcatctaatgttgaaactaattcctacaacatttacataattcacttttctgggacataattgaatctaaacacaaataatgggtataatattaaaatcgaacacatccaagtgagacctaattgagaatgaatacattcaactgagaataattaaaaaatataatctgatttgttagtataattcatagtaggataacattgaatcacttttataaacgttaaggatacaaataggacgatttaaacgttagggacacaaatagaacttaccccaaacgttggggacaaaaataatactttactcttttttataattaagattaacaattaaaaattattgaaatatcattatattaatatacttaaaaaattttcttataaaataatGAACTGAAGAATGATATTATTCTATTGTTTAGATTTAGACTTTGTTTATTaggtgaattttttttaaaaaattttgtttttgagttattttaaaaaaattttttataaaaaataaaataattttatgtttaaatatttcttgtatttttatttattatttatgtttaaatataataataaaaaaatattttttgttcatttattatgtaaaaacatctttatttttaagaaaaaagatcttttaaaaaaagtaaattgtagattttttaaaaagatgttttttattttttagtattttatttttattattaaaaatttatcagataaaaaaatttatcaacttaataacacaaaaaaaaaactcttaattatattaaattttttaaattttttcatctaTTAGTACCTTTTTCCCTCCCATTTGAGTCGAATTAATCAAGATGTTACATACAGCAaatataatagaaaaattatcCCGTATTTTTGTCCAAATGAGTGAAAATATCGTATTTTTCGTACGAATAAGTCCTCAATAACATATTTATCTTGTAGCGAATGATGAAAAAATCAAggatttttttcaaactaaaataaaaaaaaataatttaaaaaaaaatattctttcttcaattttcggaatctaaatttttttgtttaagagAAGTTCGCCAAACGTGTGAAATACGCCTAATCTTCTGCGAACTTTACCATACTCTTCCAATTAAATACacgttataaataaaaatatgatacattttgtaaataaaaatgtcatctacctccattaaatatctataaaaaaaatttttcactttCTATGTGTGTTATTAACCATTagcatatattataaaaaaaaaatttagacaccaaaaaaatatattataaaaaattttaaaccgtattttaactattttttattttatttttattatattctttttttattatgttcACTTATGCtcatctttattttcattaatatattttattatagtatAACAGATATTTAAATATggtataaaatagaagaataaggatgaacataataaaaaaaaaacaattatgtGATAAATtctcacaaataaaaaataactagcTCCGACAGCATAGTTGAGTAGTGGGACAGCATAGTTGAAGAGTAGTGGATAAAGTAAGGTGCAAAAGTGAGTTTGGTTTGCTTGGAGTTGTTGGACATAAACTATTTTTTGCCTTGGTAGCTTGTAGGTATAGATTTGGGGGTAATGTCAGAGGAGagattgacaaaaaaaattttttttttgtgttagttATCCTAataatgcttgttcaaaaattttcttcTGTGCCTGAAACAATTTTCCTTCATGTTCATCATTTTCacaacttttaatttataataagaatattattgctttttctaGGGTGAATGCTAGTCTGGAATTGGCAAAATCAGCCTCCACATGAACCTAATACGGATTATCTTGTTGTCTGTTGTATATCATTAACGCGTATTTGGTATTCTAGTAGGGTGACAATCTTTTTAACCCCACGTAGACACGCTAATCGTCTCTCAAGTAATTGTTATGGTAAGTTGGTAACCCCATTTGTGgtcatatatttaaataaaggAATTTGAGatgtcaaattataatatattagtttttttatatatttgttgGGTCAGTGTTTTTATTTGTCCTTATGATTTTTGTACTTTTTTATGCAGGCTTTGATTGTTGTCAAGCCCATATCACTCCCCGGCGGCATTCCTCTTTATTCTTTGCTTGCCCGTCACAGCTACTAGCTTCCAAGCATGTGGCGTCGCTGTGAAACGGTTGGTGCGAGCTTTCTGTCTCTGGATTGGTGGTCTCTAAAGAACCATTTGTTCTCAATACGGCTGTGAAATGGTGGTCTAttctaggggtgcacatgggtcgggtgaagccgggtttgatgtgatccagacccggcccgaaatatacaccgggtctatttattagacccgaacccgatcctagacccgatgaaaccaatacattttcgggccacaattataccgggtgaaaatcgggccgttaacattacattacgttgataccttcttgtaagctagcatgtaaaaatatccaaatttccaagactccaaccattagttaacatggtaaaattcacttagaaaaatataacaagaaccaacccttcttcaaaattaaagtataaccacaatcaatactaaagcataaccacaatcaatactaatattgtctaataataccaaatatttaaatcaatacaaataacacaatcttatgtattagtctaaagtcttatgcattctaaacataaaatattaatttatagtcttataatgactaataacacaaaatattaaggtttacaatacttaaattccacataagaatagtcatgaaccatcactaataacacaaaatattaattgtgtatgatgaccgggccaccgggccaacttcgggtgacccgagctgtGGCCcggacccgagctatggcccggacccgacccgaaataatgaccgggtctatttttgagacccgtacccgaccctaaacccgatgaaatcacaccaaattagtccttaaagtgttcgggaccaggccgggccttcgggccgggccgggtctgtgcacccctagtCTATTCTCTCTGCTAGCTTCTGATTGCTTAACCCTCTGTGTTCCTTATTTGCTTAAGTCTCATCACCTCCGTGCGCCTCCCTCACCTCTTTAGACCTTACACCAACTTACAACCAAGGTTTAGAAAATCGGACCGGTCATTAAACCGCTCTAGTCACTGATTTACTGGTCTAACCGGTTCAATCgatggttcaaccggaaaaaccgttttagagtagaataataaataaattataagtacacatcctaaaatataattatagtctaatacaaatcttaaaatatctttgaaattaaaaacactacataaaatatcatcaaccaaatacatatgatcttatcaaaatccaaactcaaaagttaaatagtaataaaagcaTATGTAAATATTAAATCCCAACATCATGGTTTATCAATTATCAAAATCCGCAAGAACTTGTTGCAAATCTGCTTCGGTGGGATGATCTTCACCTTCATTCCCACCCTGATCAGCAGAAGAAAGAGATGCACCATAAAGACCACTACTACCACCGCCACTTTGATAtaaatcagcatcaatttcacctaataaaatagaaatgtTATCATTATATTATAAACTAGCAATATTCTAATAAATCATTAGAAACTAAATATACTATACTCACGCAATAAGTCATCCACATTACTAGGAAGATCAGGCTCTTTCTCTACAACCTCTTCAGTCACCCAGAAGTCAACTTGACTGATACTTTCATAATCAATTGGATCATGTTgtgtcttttgctttcttttttctttttccttcctaacaagttaaatacaatatatggagatttaataatttacaaatttattatgataaagatTACAAATGAAACAATATAGTATTTCATGAAACATATATTACCTGGATTTAAGACGCAAATTATAGGTAACATAAACAATGTCATTCAGTCTATCATGCTCcaatctatttcttctttttgtatgaaTCTGGTAAAAAAGGCTCCAATTTCTCTCACACCCAGAAGAAGCAGATACTTGGCTAAGAATGCGAACAGCTATCTTTTGTAGACATGGAGCAGAGCCTCCGAATAACCTCCACCATTCATCTACCAATTATAAAACCATAACAtattataagatattaattaagaacatAGAAGCATAAAACAAGTTAAAACAAATATTCAACCATATTCTTACCAGGCTTAAGTTCAGATGCAGCTGGAATAACTTCTTGTCTATCAAAACTTTCCTTCCGATCTCTATATAAATGTATTTCTTTCATTGCCTGAACTGAATCCAAATTGTTACACTTGCAATACAAGGTAACAAGATCAAGAAAACCTCGCATAACATCAGGTGCTTCTttataattttcattaaaaaagaatTTAGGATTCAGGAAGTAAGCTGCCGCATGAAGATCTTTCTTCAAATGCTTGTCCCATCTTGAGTTGATAATATCTGTGTACGGCTGATATGCAGTCTTGGATTGCCTAAACATCTCCTTAATTGCATCTTCTGCCCTTAGCATTCCTTCATAAACATACCCCAAAGATGGGGGGTCATCAGCATCAACAACCCTCAGCAAGTAAATCAGAGGGCTCACAAGTTTACATACAGTAAAGCAATCGTCCCAAAATTTGGCATCCAGAATAATAGCACTCACAGCTCTACCAGTAGCACTCCTTCCTAATTTGTGATCAGTGAAAATTGAATCTACAACCAATTGTTGCAACTCCTTTTTACGGTCAAAGATGCTCTTCAATGTAATAAACACAGTTGCAAACCGGGTTGCACCAGGACATACAATTTCTCTCCACTTAGGTCTTTCTCTTAGCCAAGATAAGAAAACCGTATGATTGTACACAAATACTGTGATCTTTGAAGCACGAGTTGCAAGGTTAGAAATATGCGCCATGCTgcttatatcttttaaaataagattaaggcAATGAGCAGCACATGGTGACCAATAGATATTATCATATTTTCTATTGATAAGCCTACCAGCAGCAACATAATTGGCCGCATTGTCAGTCACAACATGCACAATATTATTTGGGCCAATCCATTCAATCACCTCAGAAAACAAAGTACAGAAGTGTGAAGCATTTTTTACCATACTGGAAGCATCTACTGATTTCAGAAAGCACAAACCTTTAGAACAATACACCAAGAAATTGATTAACGTTCTTTGTATTTGATCTGTCCAACCATCAGCCATGAGGGTACATCCAGTTTCCTTCCATGCACTCCTATAACTATCAACTAGCATTTGACTTTCTCTTTTAAGATCAGCCAACAAATTAACCCTTAACTTATCATAAGAAGGCCCCTTGTAACCAGGTCCAATACCAGCAACACCATCCAACATATCTTGGAAATATGGCGACATCACAGCATTAAATGGAATTTTACAATCCAAAAGCCACCGAGCAAATCGTTTATCAACCTCGTGTATCGCCTCTTTGTTTTGCATAACACTTTTAATACTTGGTTGAGCTCCTGGAGTTGTTCTTGGTGCAAACATAGGAGGAATGACTTtggcttttttctttggatcgccTCCAACTCCTTGCTGACTCGAGGTACGCTGCTGTTCCTGTTCTTCTTGAGCTATTGCCTCATCAATTGCATCCTCTACCTCATCACCACCCTCTTCACCAAaacttacttttcttttctttttgctggcCTGAATATCTTTCAACAAACTTTCCATCTGTTTTTCCACATCATATGGAACTTTAGGACATTTTTTCACGTCTCCAGTAATCTTTGCTAGATGTTTCTTCATCCTGTGAATTCCACCTCCATTGAAAACTTGTAGACAAAATAAACATTGATATTGTGGTTTTCCATTCACGTGTTGTAGAGCAACATATTTCCAAGCTAAATCTGTTTTTCCCCTAAGGTTAGAAGAACCTTGTGAATGACTATCGTTAGCAGCATCATTCGGAATAGGAGTATCGGCAGGCATGTTATTATTCACAGAAGCATTGTTATCAGTAGTTGCTTCTTGGTTAATACTATCTTCCAtaactgaaattaataaaacatGTATGAAATAGAAATTGACCAAACACAAATTGACCAAACACAGCCACTTACTTTTCAGATTATTAATTTCTTATGCTAATTGCTAACCAACAAACAGTCAAATAGAAATTGAGCAGAGGAACGAAGTTCACAGAAAATGCACAGTTTACAAAGAGCAAGTT
This window contains:
- the LOC112724065 gene encoding uncharacterized protein; protein product: MPFLSCKQCSENRTGPAGSTGLTANRRCKRSGPYLKTAERRTVQEPANRSKIGRLDQTGDRPVTQLTLNDAVLLMEDSINQEATTDNNASVNNNMPADTPIPNDAANDSHSQGSSNLRGKTDLAWKYVALQHVNGKPQYQCLFCLQVFNGGGIHRMKKHLAKITGDVKKCPKVPYDVEKQMESLLKDIQASKKKRKVSFGEEGGDEVEDAIDEAIAQEEQEQQRTSSQQGVGGDPKKKAKVIPPMFAPRTTPGAQPSIKSVMQNKEAIHEVDKRFARWLLDCKIPFNAVMSPYFQDMLDGVAGIGPGYKGPSYDKLRVNLLADLKRESQMLVDSYRSAWKETGCTLMADGWTDQIQRTLINFLVYCSKGLCFLKSVDASSMVKNASHFCTLFSEVIEWIGPNNIVHVVTDNAANYVAAGRLINRKYDNIYWSPCAAHCLNLILKDISSMAHISNLATRASKITVFVYNHTVFLSWLRERPKWREIVCPGATRFATVFITLKSIFDRKKELQQLVVDSIFTDHKLGRSATGRAVSAIILDAKFWDDCFTVCKLVSPLIYLLRVVDADDPPSLGYVYEGMLRAEDAIKEMFRQSKTAYQPYTDIINSRWDKHLKKDLHAAAYFLNPKFFFNENYKEAPDVMRGFLDLVTLYCKCNNLDSVQAMKEIHLYRDRKESFDRQEVIPAASELKPDEWWRLFGGSAPCLQKIAVRILSQVSASSGCERNWSLFYQIHTKRRNRLEHDRLNDIVYVTYNLRLKSRKEKEKRKQKTQHDPIDYESISQVDFWVTEEVVEKEPDLPSNVDDLLREIDADLYQSGGGSSGLYGASLSSADQGGNEGEDHPTEADLQQVLADFDN